Part of the Tamandua tetradactyla isolate mTamTet1 chromosome X, mTamTet1.pri, whole genome shotgun sequence genome, TCCCAGAATACCACTTAGAAGAAGTGGGTGGTGGTTGGTTAAAATAAAAGGTTGCTCAATAACCTTGATTAATAGCAGTATATTGTGAGAAGAACTATGGTCATGGAGGATGGTACTGATTAACTCACTTCTGAATGAAATTTGAGGGGTGAAAGTGGTAGGAAAGGAAGGAGCAAAACACAAACAGactgaaacaaaaagaaacccaaaATAACAAAAACTTAAACCAAAATCAAAACTTATGAACTGGATCAGTGGAGAGAAAGTTTTGGAAgggtttgtcttatttttttcactagaaaaaaaaaagtacttcttttagcctgagaagccctgatACTCCTTGGTGGAAAATTACTGTAGGACTAGACAATAATGCCCTATTTTCAAGTACCATTTTCTTTCTTGCAAACTCTAAGTTCCTTGTGCATTTCCATCTCCTGCTGAGTTTCACTCAACGAGAGAATATCACACTTACCCtgactattttctttttccttatgagTGACCAAGAAAGCCTGATTATCACAGTTTTAATTGACCAGAAGAAGTATTTTTGATGAATGGAAAATTGTCTTTGGTAAACAAACATCAAACACCAACACAAAACCAACCAAATAAGTTTCTTTGGTAAAGTGGACGTTAATGTCTTGGTTGGAATTAACTGgaaaaagacaacaaaacaaaaacttttgcAAGTATTTGCTGGGATCATTCCTTCCCTCTTTATAGCAACTCAAAAAGTAAAGCTTCATAAACTAGAGACTTAAATTTTATGGATAAGTGATTCTGAGTTACTTCTAAAGTGTCTTCTCCAAGGTAGGACTAAAACAAAGCTTTCAGAACAGTAACCAATAATCAATATTAAcaaataaagttaataaatgatctaataataaataataaatcttgGCATGCAGAGTGCCCTGGTAGAAAAATTCATTCCATACTCAGAATTCCATAAGACTTGATTTCAAGTGCTAATAAGAGAAGTTGATAATTTTGAAAATCCCttcatttaaaatacaatatCCCAAGATATACAGAGTCCATCAAGGTAAGATATTATCTGTCATAAAACAAAGTTCCACAGTCACTCATTCAGGTTGACCAAATAGAATGattaaattctcaacaaaatccaCTTAATTGGTATGTGTGTTGTGTCAGCTTTGTGTTGTTCGCTTTAAGCTGAGGTGCTCCATGTGGCTCAATGGCTGATTTAGAACACACTGTTCCAAAAATTATTTAGCAACATATGATTTAAGAATAAAACCAATCCCCTCTTCAgctgtattttataaataatagccTGATTGCAGGCCCCTTGGTGAGAGAATTGATGGAAGGTCCATTATGCAAACTTGCCCTTTTGTGAGGACTGTGCTTGTCCTCAGATTAAAGCTCATTATCTTCTAGTTAAGTGCATAACACGGTATGATGAGTAGTGTGTCTGCAGGGGAGACTGATCAAGTGTATAACACACAAGCTATGATTCCCTGCACATAGTTTTGGAACTGCATGGACAACAGAACTTGAAACAGGGAGGAGCCCAGGCTCACACTTGATGTGGTTACTGaatcatttggacatttttgctgttTGGAAAGACAATGGCAGACCTAAATctaaaagtgatttaaaaaaaaaaagtgtttgcccCGTGCCCAATAGTCTTATGTTTCTTccatggaaatttattttgagGGGGAATAACAGCCCTCTCATGAGAAAATCTAAAATTGGCTTGGTCTGCCTTAGGTGTGATAAGATGATGGGAACCCTCTAGTTGTATGACCCTGGGTAAGTTGCTTTATTCTCCTAGATCTCGGTTTCTTCCTCTTCAGAGGATAGGGGAATTGCACAGTACATCTGCTAAGGTACAGAAAGGTAAGATGCTTTTGGAAAATTCTTACTACTATAGATATTTAACTGAGCTACATATCTAAAAGGGAAAATTACTGTAGACACTTGCCTCAGATGTGACCAGGTTATAGACTTAAAGAAATACAAGGGTCTGGGGCAGCATACATAGCCTCTTCAGACCAAACCATTTCTGTTTAGATCCATGGACCCTTCCCCTGTAGGTACTGCAGGTAAGCAGTATAAACATCTAGTCTTGTTAATGGACAGAAGGGCCTTGCGATGAAGTATCAGGGCACCAAAAAAAGGTATGTGTAGGGGACCTGGAAGGTTAAAGTACAGTCAGATAAGCTGGGATTGAAACTTTAAAAGGATACCAGAGAAGGTGACTTACATCCTTAATAGGTTTGTATTGGTGATTACTCTTTCCATCTGTCTCCCTCTAAGCCCTTTATTTCCTACACGTCTATGAAGTTTCTCAGTTTCAGGACTTAGACTCAACAAAGATGTCTCTTTTGTCCCCTACAGCCCTGAGCAGGCATGTCTCAAAGCAAAGGCAGGCTGGCACTACAGGTTGGATACTATGGCAAGTAACCATTTCAGTGTTCGTTTTTCTTTCCTCAGCTTTGTGTGAGCAGATGTTATTTCTGGGCATCCACGCAAAAATGCATGTAGGGCCAAACCACTAACAGCTGTACCAGCTGgccaatattttgttaaaatggaGACACTGTCTCTGGGTTCAGAGTAGACACCTGCTTTCCCTCCATCACACTGGGTATTTAAGTTTGGCACTATGGTTTTAGGGACTTGGAGCCTTCTTCCAAGAGCTATAACTAATAAAGCAGACCCATAGACTTGCCCAACTCTGCAATTCTGGAGCTGTCACTAGTTTAAAGGTGTAGTAACCAAACCAtacaaaagttaaacatatatccATGGGGGAATATGATAAATACATTGTTCTAAACAGCGAAATGGCCTCACCCAGCTGAATTTAGGGGTGATTCAGTTTCAGTCCAGAAGTGGTGACCACTCTACTATATTTGCTTCTAAGGTTCTGATTTGCCTTTGCACAGGCAAAGGCATCTTCTTGGGTTGTTGGGGAGCTAAGTGTAATGGCTAAAACCTCAAAACTCTGATGGGAGCTACTGCCCTGCAGAAGTTCTGGAAGCCTTATCATTTGATCAGTGTTTAAAGCTATTTATGCCTTGGCCATTCACCATTCAATCAGTAGGTTTTGTTCCAATAACAGCAGCATCTGTAGTGTAGATGAAATAGGATCCTGCCTGCTAATATGCATTCTTTTATTTGATCTTAGTTTAAGAGACTTTaagtcttgtgtgtgtgtgtaaattctttctcacaacaatccttttcttttaaagattgaAAACATGCCATGCCcatttcccccacccccctcatcctTTACTTTTTTGGGAATGCCTATTTcttatccttaaaaaaaagaaacaaaactttgaATTAAGTGTTTCATTAACATAACAGAAACTCTTTGCTCTTGATAAGACCTAGGGTGAAAAAATAACAAGCAGACACTATCACACTGTTGTAATTTGGTCAACCACTCGAGTGCTATCAATATCCACCATTTCCACACACTCAATTTCCTCCCggttttctggatttttcttctctttccttttttttttcgaGGGTGGCAGGAAAGTCAGTATCACAGGTAAAATGGCAAAGCAGTGAAAGAAGGTGACAAATGCTATTAAAAACAAGCACCTGAACAGTGTACAGGTCAGATTTGAAGGCACAGCTGCGAGAGGAATCAGACCAACAAGATAGCAGAGGTAACTCTGTAAAATAGCTACCCCGTGTACTTCCAGGGCATTTTTTACCCATTTAGTTCTCGTGCAATCCTTGCCCAGAACAAATGTGGATAACAGTGGAGCACAATTGTCAATTGTGTAGTTAATTCCATAAATTAAGCATAGCACAGAGATGCAGTCCAGTTCTACTTTCCACAATGTCATGAAACCTATGACTCCAAACTCCACGGACACAACCGTTAGAGTGATCCAAACATTAATCAGAGAATCTGCTACCAGGAATGCCGAGAAGAAGAGCAGGAATAAAGCACTGATGCAGGAGTTGTGCAGGGGGGCTCCCAGAGAGGAGGAATATCGATCCATGTACACAAAGGATGGATTGAAGACGATGAACTTCACCTTGGAGGTGACAGAAAGTCTCCTCAGGGTCTCCAGGAGATCATAGAGTTCTTCTCTGTTGGTTTCCATGGTCTTGGCCACCAGAAACATTCTGGAGGCCACTACATCAACCTCATCATTGTACTTTTTAGAGAAGATGATATCCTCTTGAAAATGTGAAAATTGGGGGGCTTTCAGAAAGGAATTCCTCAACACATCTGTGAAATTTTTCTTAGGCAAGCTAGTGGACACATTGAGTTTCCGAAGGTAATTTAAATAGCTCTCAAACCAGGATATTCGCACAAACCCCTTGGTATATTCTAGCACATCTTCTTGGACACTAGTGTTCCAGTATTCTATGGACTCATATATGTAAAACCCAATCACTGGACTGTAGTTGCTAAAGTACTTTTGCTGGGCAGTAGTATACTCAATGGTTTGCGTCGCAGTTGCTACGATATTACTAAGGTCTGACCCTTCACTGACCTGCAGATAGCCCATTAAggcaaaggaaatataaataaggTAAAAGAGAACTACAAAAGGCTTGACATAGGTGTTGGTTATCCAGTCACAGTAATAGCGTTTGAGAAAACATACCAATAAGTGACTCTCGTAAGTGTTTGCTTCCTCGGCATCAGTTGTGTCCTCACTGAATCTGGCTGTCAGGAGAAACCTGTACCATGCCGGCTTTTCCTGCAATGCCTCAGGCTTTGGGACTTTTCTACAGAAGATACTATGCTGGTAATTGTTTTCTATGTAACCAGTGAACACTAGGCTGGAACCATAAAACGAGAGTACATAGAGGTAGTTGAAGAAGATTGCAATACAGGAATTGCAGCAGAAAATCCTGGCTGCCTCAATGTTTGTGAAAGGGCTGGCCCCTATGCCAAAGGTGACCAGGTACATGGCAGTGGTGAGAGAAAAGGAGAGCATGGAGTCTGCATAGACTGCTGCAGTTCTCTCTTTAACGTGTTGGTCTTCTCTAGTTTTCCTCCAGGAAGATAACATTTCAAAAGTCCCGTATAATCCATGACCTgagggggcaaaaaaaaaaaaaaaaaaaaaaaaaaagacgagagCAAAAGTTTAATGGACTAATGTCTTTAAATAGAGGAACCAACCTGGTTGTGGGAGATTACTGggtaaagaaaaatacaatcagCCCTAGTGGTAGCAGGCTTGCAAATGCCAATAAAACCTATGCTTTGGTGAATCACGAATTTTAATGAATAGTGAAAGGGCAGCTAGAGGAGCTATCTTCACCATGCCTTCTGGCATAAGAAAGTTTAATGGACTTGTGCCTATAGAAAAATGAGTAGACTTGTGCCTATGTCGCTTGAGGAATGTACACATCAATAGTTTAGGGTTGTTAGTGCAGTTTGCAGCATATTTGTTTCTCTTGGTTGGTAGAATACGCCAGAGAAGAGGCCTGGACACATCATTTTGCTTGTCATCCCTGTAGATCTGGTTGGAGGTGAATGTTAGTGAAAAAGAAGCACTGTATTTAATTTGTGCCTTGACAGGAAACTAAATCAcagccttcccccccccccccaatatcaGGGCAGGAAGCCATAAATTTGAGAAACAAAGGGAAGCAAAATAAATAGGGACAAATTTGAgtgaagaggaaagaaggaaaaaaatgcagaagGAATAAGAGTCATACAGACTACCTGCAGCTGATAAAAATGAGAATTCCGGTTGAAGGTTTATGGCTTGCATTTTGTTTTCAAGGATTTGCTTGACCAATTTTGCATAAATGGCATATCACGTGAGCAGTTGACTCTGCTGGCTTATCTGCACTATTTGGCAATGGCCTCTGAGGAAGAGATTTTATGCCTTTGTATCCCTGTTTAGTATTGCAGTAACATTGGAATAGCAGATAGACAATAAGTGCCCATGCTCTGACTCCATTCTGCTGCCCAAGATCTCATCTAGTATGACTTCTCCTATATTTCCTGGTTGGATCCAGACCCTTCCCCACCACCTTACTGGTTTTCAAGCCACTGCAACATTGGAAATACCACCAAAGTCATCCCTTGTGGCTTTTGATAACCCCTGTCTTGGCACTAGGATAGGCAGATCTAATTTTCTGCTTCCACGCCTTGGCATATTCAATCCCATTATTGAGGATAATAAAATCTTTACCCTGTGGTACAATAgtcttgtttttaaaaaggaatttaaaatctCCAGCCaagcataatgctgagtgaagtgaGTCACTGTTATCTTGTGTGTACAATAACTGAGTACACGTCTTCCCTCATGCCCAGGCTGGTATTTATATCCTTATTGTGAAGTCTTGGCCCCAAACCCAAATGCCCATTTCATAGTAATGATATAGGCCTATTTCTTCAAAGGGATTTGACATTTATCTTAATTTACTAGGCATCGTTGTACAGCTGCTTTTAGAGGTCAGGTCAAAACTGTCAATTTGATAACTAGCATCATGGCCTCTATTAAATCGGAGGCACCTAAATTCCCCAGACATGAAGTAAACACTGGGCTCGTTGACTGGCATCTTGTTGTTAATTATGTTTTAGATAGTTAGTGTCTAGTCTCAGGAGGGAAAACTATTAAGCCTGCTTCCACTGTGTTCTCAGGAAGGACCAACTGACCTTTGATTAAAAGTAACAGATCTCTTGACAACGAGAGTAAAAAGAGGATTATCAGTCCCCTGGGGAAACAATATTGACCATTTCTTCTTGGGCCATGTAGAAGTTCCAGTGGGCAAAACACATTTCAAGGGGTCACTGAAAATGATAAATGACTTCCCTTTGTGTTTAATAGTATTTATTTGCCAGAAACTATATATCTATagttatatactatatatagttaaatatatatatatatatacacacacacatacatacatactcacaCATAGAGCTTTAACACTGAGTCATTACATATGGCAAGAAAATAAGGATGCATTTAGCAGGATTAGAATTAGTCACATAGTAGAATTTATATTAAATCTGgtttggagtcttttttttttttaaatcagggtGTTGTTTTATAATGACATTATCTGCTCCTGACTCTTATTAGAAGATACAGTAAGAATACATTTCCTATTTTGATGTTGAATAATTTTAGACGCTAACTGAGAAAAGGAATTTGAATTAATAGAGCTATTAGGTGAAAAGTGTGAGGCTAGAGGGTCCAGAATGAAAATAATCAAACTCAAGGAAAGGTAGAAGTATGCTGTTAGCTTTTGTCTCAAATTCTGTTGCTGCAATTTAAATGGCTTAACCTTTTATAGTTTGATCTTTTTTCTTGAGTCTTGACTCTTTCTATGTATAGTATGTTAAATCCATACTTCGCTAGATGAGAGACCCAGTTAAAGAGATGCTCTTGGTTCTGGGTGCAGCTCCAGagagaattattattttattcatatggaCTTTTGGAAACCTTTATACCTTTCACTTGGTTCCTCTTGCCACAGGGTTGTCCATGCAAACACTTAGAGGCCAGAAGAGGAGGCCTGAAAAAGGATCTGCTCTACTTGATCACTCAGCCTTTGTTGCTAGTCATTGTTGGCCATTCCCAAGAGACCAGATTTTTGTTTCTCAAACCACAACTTTCTAGCAGATGCCCCTGCCCTAGGCCCCAAAATGGAGTTGTACATTGTCTTAGAACAgccctctggatttcaggttCAACTGCTGATGCCATAACTGGGCCTCCTTCCTGAAGCTCTGTCAGTCAAGGAAGGGACTAGTGCCAACATAGCTGTGGATGCCTACCAAGGATTAGCAACTTGGGGTGCCTGGCTGGCAGTAAACTGATTCACAGCTGGCCATTTATGCTGAAGAGGTTTGTCTATTATCCTGAAGGAAAGTCAAGCTCTGGAGCCTGTTTCCTGCCCCCAAGAAAGCCTCCTCTGCTCATAATTATTATAGCTGAATTTCCTTTGGTTTTGGCTTTAAAGGGTATCCTATTAAGAGCCTCTGGGACAGCGGTGTACGGAAACAATCTCACTTAGGTCTGGGAAATGGCACAATGAATGGAGATAGGGAGGGACCTAACTTCTTCACCGTTTTTCCTTCATCCAGCCCTGGCCTTATCTTTTACTGCCACTTTAGAAACTGGGCTAACGGGAACCAAAGAAAGGCAGAAACAGTTTTGTTACTTTCTATTTCTTACTGCTTTCCTCTCTCAGCAGGtatcttttttcttaaatgtcaCTATCACCCATCACTCTCTTAACTTGGGGCTGGAGTTTAGCAAGCAG contains:
- the PTCHD1 gene encoding patched domain-containing protein 1, yielding MLRQVLHRGLRTCFSRLGHFIASHPVFFASAPVLISILLGASFSRYQVEESVEHLLAPQHSLAKIERNLVNSLFPVNRSKHRLYSDLQTPGRYGRVIVTSFQKANMLDQHHTDLILKLHTAVTRIQVSRPGFNYTFAHICILNNDKTCIVDDIVHVLEELKNARATNRTNFAITYPITHLKDGRAVYNGHQLGGVTVHSKDRVKSAEAVQLTYYLQSINSLNDMVAERWESSFCDTVRLFQKSNSKVKMYPYTSSSLREDFQKTSRVSERYLVTSLILVVAMAILCCSMQDCVRSKPWLGLLGLVTISLATLTAAGIINLTGGKYNSTFLGVPFVVLGHGLYGTFEMLSSWRKTREDQHVKERTAAVYADSMLSFSLTTAMYLVTFGIGASPFTNIEAARIFCCNSCIAIFFNYLYVLSFYGSSLVFTGYIENNYQHSIFCRKVPKPEALQEKPAWYRFLLTARFSEDTTDAEEANTYESHLLVCFLKRYYCDWITNTYVKPFVVLFYLIYISFALMGYLQVSEGSDLSNIVATATQTIEYTTAQQKYFSNYSPVIGFYIYESIEYWNTSVQEDVLEYTKGFVRISWFESYLNYLRKLNVSTSLPKKNFTDVLRNSFLKAPQFSHFQEDIIFSKKYNDEVDVVASRMFLVAKTMETNREELYDLLETLRRLSVTSKVKFIVFNPSFVYMDRYSSSLGAPLHNSCISALFLLFFSAFLVADSLINVWITLTVVSVEFGVIGFMTLWKVELDCISVLCLIYGINYTIDNCAPLLSTFVLGKDCTRTKWVKNALEVHGVAILQSYLCYLVGLIPLAAVPSNLTCTLFRCLFLIAFVTFFHCFAILPVILTFLPPSKKKRKEKKNPENREEIECVEMVDIDSTRVVDQITTV